Genomic window (Nitrospirales bacterium LBB_01):
TGGGATTCGGATAAGTATGGATGGCAGAGGACGGGCTATGGATAATATCATGATTGAGCGGCTGTGGCGCAGTGTCAAGTATGAGGAGGTTTATATAAAAGATTATGAAACTGTTGATGAGTTGATTAAAGCGCTAAGGAGCTATTTTGATTTTTATAACAATGAGCGTCCGCATTCTACGCTTAGAGGCAAAACACCTGCCGAGGTTTATAAAAGCTCTGATTTTGCGATGGCGGCGTAAGGATGCATTACCCTATCCCTTACCCTTATACTAACAGACTAAATACCCTCTTAGAGGGCTATACCTTAAGTCCACTAAAAAGTGGTCTTGACAATGGGGTCCACTATAGTGGGACATGGAACGACACAAACGAGGAAAAAGCAAAAGCATTTAGCGACAATAGGTTATATACCGCAGTTGCAATTTGGAAAGGTGCGAGTGAATTACAATTTATTGTCTACGGACAAAATGTAGAGTTAGGTAAATATTTATTAGAGCGGGTAATTGCCGTTCAAAACACAAGTACAAGGTCAACTCAAAGTGTTGGTATTGATAAACTAATAAAAGATTATAATTTTTCTGTTGTTTGTCCGCCCGATAAAGAGGTGGATTTAATTCTTCAGTTAATCGTTAGTTATAACAGAACCTTAGCGGAGTATGTCAATAAATCAAACATTAAAAGAATACAAGATTTTCAATAAGAGTTGCTACGGATTACCAGAAGTACTAGACAACTCAATTGAAGCTGTCATTACTGACCCGCCATACGGTATTTCGTATCAAAACAATTATTGGGACAAAGATCTTCCAAACAAGCAAATTTGGCAAGACTGTTATAGAACACTAAAACCAGGCGCATTTTGTGCCATATTTTCTTCTGTTCGTTTGATGCACAGGTTAATGGTCAATTTAGAAGACAGTGGTTTTTTGATAAAAGATGTGATGTTTTGGGCTTACTTAAATGGAATGCCAAAAAGCAGAGATATAGCATTAGACATAGACAGAGAATTAGACGTAGAAAGCAAAAAAATTGGAACATATAAATATGTTCAAGGGTATAAAAAAAATGGTGCTGACAGCTACAAAACCAGTCACGAAAAAAACATATTTGAGCCTGTATCTGAATTAGGAGTTTTATATAAAGGCGCAGGGCTTGGCATTAAACCTGCGTACGAACCGATAATTTTAATTCAGAAACCTATTGAACAAAACCTTACAGTGGCACAGAATATTATTAAGCATGGAACAGGCGCATTAAACATTGAACAGACAAGGATACCGTATGACAGGGGTGAAAGCAAAGTAGGACATAATCCACATCCAGACGGAAGAGTAACATCAAATATTTTACGGACAGATACACTTAATGATGGTTATGATAAGTTTTTTGCTGTTCCAAAAGTCAGACAACACGCTGATGATTTTAACAATCATCCTACATTAAAACCGGTTGAGCTAATGCATCACATCGTTAAGCTTTTAACTTGGGAGGAGCAAATCATTTTAGACCCTTTTATGGGTAGTGGAAGTACAGGGATTTCAAGTTTAATTCTTAAAAGAAATTTCATTGGCTATGAGCTTGACAAAGATTATTATGATATTGCAGAAAGACGAATTAGCAATGCAGTAACAGATTTAAACATACCTACTCTGTTTTAACTGATTATCTCATTTTAGTGATTTTCTTTAACAGATGTTAAAGGAAAACGTAGAAAATCACGATAATAAAGGTAATTTATGGAAAGCTTTGAGAGTCGGAGGCCTTAAGTGTTAAGGGCGTTTTTTATCGTTTTTTTTATTTTAACTCCGGCTTTCGTGGCTTCAACTTCTTCATTAAGCACCTCTGAGGCAGGTGATGTCTTTGTGCTTTTTGATGCAACAGGGTTTGATGAGCACATAGATGACGCCGTCTCAGGAGCTAAAATGTTTATCAATCTCCTTGATACCAACGACAGAGTGGGATTATCTGCTTTGAGTGATAACCACTCTATTACAGTAGCTTTGAGCAAGCTTGACAGTGGCAGCACCCTCATGAAGTCTTTGGATAATTTAAATTCATCCGGCAATTGCT
Coding sequences:
- a CDS encoding site-specific DNA-methyltransferase yields the protein MSINQTLKEYKIFNKSCYGLPEVLDNSIEAVITDPPYGISYQNNYWDKDLPNKQIWQDCYRTLKPGAFCAIFSSVRLMHRLMVNLEDSGFLIKDVMFWAYLNGMPKSRDIALDIDRELDVESKKIGTYKYVQGYKKNGADSYKTSHEKNIFEPVSELGVLYKGAGLGIKPAYEPIILIQKPIEQNLTVAQNIIKHGTGALNIEQTRIPYDRGESKVGHNPHPDGRVTSNILRTDTLNDGYDKFFAVPKVRQHADDFNNHPTLKPVELMHHIVKLLTWEEQIILDPFMGSGSTGISSLILKRNFIGYELDKDYYDIAERRISNAVTDLNIPTLF